One genomic region from Anabaena sp. PCC 7108 encodes:
- a CDS encoding class I SAM-dependent methyltransferase, whose translation MVILALVCFATTTLANSNSQTTTIYEQRQNHSSDGIGKYYMGREIAQVMGYTGAGWLERPSREAEEKPSQIVNLLNLKPDDVVADIGAGTGYLSFIIAPLLPQGKVFAVDIQPEMLEIIGYFKQEKNINNVEPILATVTNPNLPHESIDLAIMVDAYHELAYPQEVMTEIVKALKPGGRVVLVEYRAENPFIMIKRLHKMTQQQVKKEMQAVGLVLQESINSLPQQHLLVFAKP comes from the coding sequence TTATATTAGCGTTGGTTTGTTTTGCCACCACCACGCTTGCTAATAGTAATTCTCAAACCACCACAATTTACGAACAGCGACAAAATCACAGTTCTGATGGTATCGGTAAATACTACATGGGGAGAGAAATTGCCCAAGTCATGGGTTATACAGGTGCAGGTTGGTTAGAAAGACCCAGCAGAGAAGCAGAAGAAAAACCCAGTCAAATAGTTAATCTTCTCAACTTAAAACCTGATGATGTAGTTGCAGATATCGGTGCTGGTACAGGCTATTTAAGCTTTATCATAGCACCTTTATTACCACAAGGTAAAGTTTTCGCAGTTGATATTCAACCAGAAATGTTAGAGATTATCGGGTATTTTAAACAAGAAAAAAACATCAATAATGTTGAACCAATATTAGCAACTGTAACTAATCCTAACTTACCTCATGAAAGCATAGATTTAGCAATCATGGTCGATGCTTATCATGAATTAGCATATCCCCAAGAAGTGATGACAGAAATAGTTAAAGCTTTAAAACCAGGCGGTAGAGTTGTATTAGTAGAATATCGGGCTGAAAATCCCTTTATTATGATTAAACGCTTGCACAAAATGACACAACAACAAGTGAAGAAAGAAATGCAAGCGGTAGGTTTAGTTTTGCAGGAAAGCATAAATTCATTACCACAACAGCATTTACTGGTATTTGCAAAACCATGA
- a CDS encoding aldo/keto reductase, producing MMLTEESYLQFTPDLKICRILNGMWQVSGGHGRINPKTAIESMFQYVDAGFTTWDLADHYGPAEDFIGEFRRQLIATRGEEAVNNIQAFTKWVPRPGKMTKEIVEKNIDISLGRMDVKSLDLMQFHWWEYRDSGYLDALKYMAELQTEGKIKHLALTNFDTEHLQIITEAGIKIVSNQVQFSLVDRRPQVNMVKFCQEHDIKLFTYGSVCGGLLSEKYLGKPEPKSLEINTTSLRKYKQMVDNWGGWGLFQILLTTLKEIADKHQVSIANVAVNYILNQPAVGGVIVGARLGIAEHLEDNAKVFGFSLDAEDIGKIDAVSQQSKDLYKLIGDCGDEYRR from the coding sequence TTAAACGGAATGTGGCAGGTTTCCGGGGGACATGGACGCATTAATCCAAAAACCGCTATTGAGTCAATGTTTCAATATGTCGATGCTGGTTTTACAACTTGGGATTTAGCAGATCATTATGGTCCAGCAGAAGATTTCATTGGTGAATTTCGTCGTCAATTAATTGCGACTCGTGGAGAAGAAGCTGTAAATAATATTCAAGCTTTTACAAAATGGGTTCCTCGTCCTGGAAAGATGACGAAAGAGATTGTCGAGAAAAATATTGATATATCTTTGGGTCGAATGGATGTTAAATCATTAGATTTAATGCAGTTCCATTGGTGGGAATATAGAGACTCTGGCTATTTAGATGCACTCAAATATATGGCAGAATTGCAAACAGAAGGTAAAATCAAACATTTAGCTTTAACTAATTTTGATACCGAACATTTGCAAATTATTACCGAAGCAGGAATCAAGATTGTTTCTAATCAGGTGCAGTTTTCTCTAGTTGATAGAAGACCACAAGTAAATATGGTTAAATTCTGTCAAGAACATGATATCAAACTATTTACTTATGGTAGTGTTTGCGGTGGTTTGTTATCAGAAAAATATTTGGGTAAACCAGAACCAAAAAGCTTAGAAATCAACACCACAAGCTTGAGAAAATACAAACAAATGGTTGATAATTGGGGTGGTTGGGGATTATTCCAAATCTTACTAACTACTCTTAAAGAAATTGCGGATAAGCATCAAGTGAGTATTGCTAATGTGGCTGTGAATTACATTTTAAATCAGCCAGCGGTAGGGGGTGTAATTGTTGGTGCAAGATTAGGAATTGCGGAACATTTAGAAGATAATGCTAAGGTGTTTGGGTTTAGTTTAGATGCTGAAGATATAGGTAAAATAGATGCAGTTTCTCAGCAGTCAAAAGATTTATATAAGTTAATTGGTGATTGTGGAGATGAGTATAGACGTTAA
- a CDS encoding VOC family protein: MTNNTIPIGYLRKVHHIALNVQNMTASRHFYGHILGLHELTGEEVPETLIELVATGKVANFVTPDGTIIDLFGEPELSPPNPDPSKSFTRAYHLAFDINPELFDQAVAVIRENNLVIAYGPLTRPTGRGVYFYDPDGFMIEIRCDPS; the protein is encoded by the coding sequence ATGACTAACAATACTATTCCCATCGGCTACCTACGCAAAGTCCATCATATCGCTTTAAATGTCCAAAATATGACAGCATCTCGCCATTTTTATGGTCATATTTTAGGATTACATGAACTCACAGGGGAAGAAGTACCAGAAACATTAATAGAACTCGTCGCTACGGGAAAAGTCGCTAATTTTGTCACTCCCGACGGGACGATAATTGATTTATTTGGAGAACCGGAATTATCACCACCAAACCCTGACCCCAGTAAGTCCTTTACTAGAGCATATCATTTAGCATTTGATATAAATCCAGAATTATTTGATCAAGCTGTGGCTGTGATCAGGGAAAATAATTTAGTAATTGCTTATGGACCCCTTACCCGTCCTACAGGTAGAGGAGTGTACTTTTATGACCCCGATGGGTTTATGATTGAAATACGTTGTGATCCTAGTTAA
- a CDS encoding type II toxin-antitoxin system Phd/YefM family antitoxin produces the protein MQQITITQASQHLFDLIEAALNGEEIIITKDNQPAVKLIPVLTVKRRRQPGSAKGMVKMADDFDEPLEDFKDY, from the coding sequence ATGCAGCAAATTACTATAACTCAAGCTTCTCAACATTTATTCGACCTAATTGAAGCAGCACTTAATGGTGAAGAAATTATTATCACCAAAGATAATCAACCTGCTGTAAAATTAATTCCTGTATTAACAGTTAAACGCCGTCGTCAACCAGGTAGTGCTAAAGGAATGGTAAAAATGGCTGATGATTTTGATGAACCTTTAGAAGATTTTAAGGATTACTAA